In one Nicotiana sylvestris chromosome 8, ASM39365v2, whole genome shotgun sequence genomic region, the following are encoded:
- the LOC104222639 gene encoding 25S rRNA (cytosine-C(5))-methyltransferase NSUN5 → MARKKPQGNTKPAANKPNQKRMSNAERSAYFARREAAKVLRTILQGDSRRRAVGSIKSLVYSPSVRNKKATYALVCQTLKYLPIIKDVFDIANVLSSKWKRQEELMYIILYDILFGQEALLAGDAEKILLQRKDVLQAALAKLLVRKKVKHVSDLMTSYKISDLPKPRYARVNTLKMDVECALLEFKKQYEVCQDAMVPDLLIFPPRTDLHDHPLVKNGSVFLQGKASSMVAVALGPKPGWEVIDACAAPGNKTVHLAALMKGKGKIIACELNKERVKRLKDTVKLAGPTNVKVKHEDFLNLSPEDPAYSKVQAILLDPSCSGSGTVVDRLDHLLPSYTADSSDVHRQEKLAAFQKKALEHALSFPAVERVVYSTCSINQVENEDVINSVLPLASSYGFELTTVFPQWPRRGHPVFDGSQHLLRTDLIEDKEGFFIALFVRKGASTPAKHSRDVAYTLRAIQRRKKRRINSFFHFKTFGLFLQS, encoded by the exons ATGGCGCGCAAGAAGCCGCAAGGGAACACTAAACCGGCGGCGAATAAGCCGAACCAGAAGCGGATGAGCAACGCCGAGCGGTCGGCGTACTTTGCACGTAGAGAAGCCGCCAAGGTTTTGCGTACTATTCTACAAGGAGACTCTCGGCGTCGAGCCGTCGGGTCCATCAAGTCGCTGGTGTATAGTCCTTCCGTTAGGAACAAAAAAGCTACCTATGCTTTGGTTTGTCAAACCCTCAAAT ATCTTCCCATTATCAAGGATGTCTTTGACATTGCCAATGTGCTGAGTAGCAAGTGGAAG AGGCAAGAAGAATTAATGTATATAATCTTGTATGACATTCTTTTTGGCCAG GAGGCTTTATTAGCTGGTGATGCAGAAAAAATTCTTCTCCAGCGGAAGGATGTGTTGCAGGCAGCTCTTGCCAAGCTTTTAGTGCGAAAGAAAGTAAAACATGTCTCAGATTTGATGACTTCTTATAAAATCTCAG ACCTTCCGAAACCTCGTTATGCTCGTGTAAATACTCTGAAGATGGACGTAGAGTGTGCCCTGCTCGAATTTAAGAAACAGTATGAG GTCTGTCAGGATGCCATGGTTCCTGACCTGTTGATTTTTCCACCAAGGACTGACCTGCATGATCATCCTTTGGTGAAAAATGGAAGTGTGTTTTTGCAG GGTAAGGCGAGTTCCATGGTTGCAGTTGCTCTTGGGCCTAAACCCGGATGGGAG GTCATTGATGCATGTGCAGCACCAGGGAACAAAACTGTTCATCTTGCTGCTCTAATGAAGGGAAAAGGAAAGATTATTGCTTGTGAACTTAATAAAGAAAGGGTTAAACGTCTGAAAGACACTGTTAAACTGGCTGGACCAACTA ACGTGAAAGTCAAGCATGAGGACTTCTTAAACTTGAGTCCTGAGGATCCAGCATACTCAAAG GTTCAAGCAATACTTTTAGATCCATCATGTTCTGGATCTGGGACAGTTGTTGATAGATTAGATCATCTGCTCCCCTCATATACTGCAG ATTCCTCTGATGTACATAGACAAGAAAAGCTCGCTGCTTTCCAGAAAAAGGCTTTGGAACATGCATTATCTT TTCCAGCTGTTGAGAGAGTTGTTTACAGCACATGTTCTATTAACCAAGTTGAGAATGAAGATGTAATCAACTCTGTTCTGCCTCTTGCTTCTTCTTATGGTTTTGAACTGACGACAGTCTTTCCCCAATGGCCTCGCCGAGGTCATCCAGTTTTTGATGGAT CTCAACATTTGCTGAGAACGGATCTCATAGAGGACAAGGAGGGCTTTTTTATTGCTTTATTTGTTAGAAAGGGAGCGAGCACTCCAGCCAAGCACAGCAGAGATGTTGCATACACTTTACGAGCTATTCAACgaaggaagaaaagaagaataaattCTTTCTTCCACTTCAAAACTTTCGGTTTGTTCTTGCAGTCCTAG
- the LOC104222638 gene encoding uncharacterized protein codes for MDIFLKKLDHSQPSSSSSCPSLSPTIAPEIRTSANLSHLIDELNLESLKDDPGERMPLVNYSPQIREEVRKHYIQKGPCQPSKHQFPKTKIGNKMRQFNSSWFEGPFSGWLEYSVKKDAAYCLCCYLFKHEFIHGSAGEVFTKNGFRAWNKALERLRLHAGEANSVHHKCFNKMLGLSNHHQSIQAAFDKQSEKLKSEQRMRSEASVDVAKLLLHYGLPLFHTLQHLMDAASDDSDKSINAPARDCACDAKAMAATPADMKECPNSYVLIVDMPGLKSGDIKVQVENDNVLLISGERKREEEKEGGKYIKMERRVGKFMRKFTLPENINTDAISAVCQDGILTVTFEKLLPPRLKKRKTIEVKFA; via the coding sequence ATGGATATATTTCTGAAGAAGTTGGATCATTCTCAACCAAGTTCTAGTTCTAGTTGTCCATCCCTGAGTCCGACGATAGCTCCAGAAATTCGTACGAGTGCCAATCTTTCCCATCTTATAGATGAACTTAATTTGGAATCACTTAAAGATGATCCAGGAGAGAGAATGCCCCTTGTTAACTATAGCCCTCAAATACGAGAAGAAGTGAGAAAACACTACATTCAGAAAGGTCCTTGTCAACCTTCCAAGCATCAATTTCCTAAAACTAAAATTGGAAATAAAATGCGTCAATTTAATTCAAGTTGGTTCGAAGGTCCATTTTCTGGATGGTTGGAGTATAGtgtgaagaaagatgctgcataTTGTCTATGTTGTTATTTGTTCAAACATGAGTTCATTCATGGAAGTGCGGGTGAAGTTTTTACGAAAAATGGTTTTAGGGCTTGGAATAAGGCTCTTGAAAGATTGCGTTTGCATGCTGGTGAGGCTAATAGTGTCCATCATAAATGTTTCAATAAGATGCTAGGTTTGTCAAATCATCATCAATCAATCCAAGCTGCTTTTGACAAGCAATCCGAGAAGTTAAAAAGTGAGCAACGAATGCGTTCGGAAGCCTCAGTTGATGTTGCAAAACTTCTATTGCATTATGGATTGCCGCTCTTCCACACTCTCCAGCACCTCATGGATGCCGCCAGTGACGACTCGGACAAGTCCATCAATGCCCCAGCAAGAGACTGTGCATGTGACGCTAAGGCCATGGCTGCAACACCAGCGGACATGAAAGAGTGCCCAAATTCCTATGTTTTAATTGTGGATATGCCCGGGTTGAAATCTGGAGATATAAAGGTGCAGGTGGAAAATGACAATGTGCTGCTGATAAGTGGAGAAAGGAAGAGGGAAGAAGAGAAAGAAGGGGGAAAGTATATTAAAATGGAGAGAAGGGTTGGGAAGTTCATGAGGAAGTTTACATTGCCGGAGAATATTAATACTGATGCAATTTCTGCTGTTTGTCAAGATGGGATTCTGACTGTGACTTTTGAGAAGTTACTTCCTCCTCGGCTAAAGAAACGCAAGACTATTGAAGTTAAATTTGCATGA